A genomic region of Candidatus Binatia bacterium contains the following coding sequences:
- the rdgB gene encoding RdgB/HAM1 family non-canonical purine NTP pyrophosphatase, which yields MSLPTLLIATTNAGKVREFAQLLGDLPLRLRSLTDLPLAPAVPEDGLTYAANAVAKAVTISRWSGCATLADDSGLEVDALRGAPGMHSARHAGAAQDNRANIHKLLEELRDVPPVERTARFRCVIVVATPDGATLTAEGSCAGRIIEVSRGSGGFGYDPVFLYAPLERTFAEIPAAVKNRISHRAGACAGLRRDLIHFLSAHAAACAGCRLD from the coding sequence TCCGACCCTATTGATCGCCACCACCAATGCCGGCAAGGTCCGTGAGTTCGCACAGCTGCTCGGAGACCTGCCGCTGCGGCTGCGGTCGTTGACGGATTTACCGCTGGCCCCGGCGGTGCCCGAGGACGGGCTCACCTATGCGGCGAATGCCGTCGCCAAGGCGGTGACGATCTCCCGCTGGAGCGGCTGTGCCACCCTGGCGGACGACTCCGGTCTCGAGGTTGATGCCCTCCGGGGAGCGCCGGGCATGCATTCGGCGCGCCATGCGGGTGCGGCACAGGACAACCGGGCCAATATCCATAAACTGCTGGAAGAGCTGAGAGATGTCCCGCCGGTTGAACGGACGGCACGCTTCCGCTGCGTCATCGTCGTGGCGACTCCAGACGGCGCCACGCTGACCGCCGAGGGTTCGTGCGCAGGCCGCATCATCGAGGTCTCCCGCGGCAGCGGCGGGTTCGGCTACGACCCGGTGTTTCTGTATGCGCCTCTTGAACGGACATTTGCCGAGATACCGGCGGCAGTGAAGAATCGCATCAGCCATCGAGCCGGGGCGTGCGCCGGGCTGCGCCGCGACCTGATCCACTTCTTGTCAGCCCATGCGGCGGCGTGCGCCGGCTGCCGGCTCGATTGA